The proteins below are encoded in one region of Nostoc punctiforme PCC 73102:
- a CDS encoding lichenicidin A2 family type 2 lantibiotic: MAKILISDLHSVGEKEVLLSELSDEEMATIQGGSNAPAEVLAVCAVGGAVLGGPAGFLGGAFVGAILATIVASQE; encoded by the coding sequence ATGGCTAAAATCCTAATTTCTGATCTGCATTCTGTTGGAGAAAAAGAAGTATTGCTGAGTGAGCTTTCGGATGAAGAAATGGCTACCATTCAAGGTGGTAGTAATGCTCCTGCTGAAGTCTTAGCAGTTTGCGCTGTTGGAGGAGCGGTACTTGGTGGGCCGGCAGGTTTTCTAGGTGGTGCTTTTGTTGGAGCTATTCTAGCAACAATAGTCGCTAGTCAGGAATAG
- a CDS encoding PDDEXK nuclease domain-containing protein, protein MSDLTVNDGSYQQLLDRIGECLALGQQRSFEQVNSVLVETYWQIGRYIVEFEQAGKERAEYGSKLLQVLSRDLKAAYGKGFSRSNLQYMRLFYLNYENCQTLSGKLSWSHYTELLAISDDLARSFYEQQCIQDRWSVRELKRQKDSALFERVALSKDRAEILALAKDGQRIESARDVVKDPYVFEFLDLPDRNYRESELENRLIAELEKFLLELGKGFAFIGQQYRITLNNTHFFVDLVFYHRILKCFVLIDLKTRAVSHQDIGQMNMYLNYFRAEENMEDDNEPIGIVLARDKDEILVEYAKGGISNQLFVSRYQLYLPDPEVLKQELKRLLSVNDG, encoded by the coding sequence ATGAGTGATTTAACGGTTAATGATGGTTCATATCAGCAGTTGTTAGATCGCATTGGTGAGTGTTTGGCGTTAGGGCAACAACGGTCTTTTGAGCAGGTTAATTCAGTTTTAGTAGAAACTTACTGGCAGATTGGGCGTTATATTGTCGAGTTTGAGCAAGCGGGCAAGGAACGGGCAGAATATGGCAGTAAGTTGTTACAGGTGCTTTCACGAGATTTGAAAGCGGCGTATGGTAAAGGGTTTAGCCGTTCTAATTTGCAGTATATGCGTCTGTTTTATTTGAACTATGAGAATTGCCAAACACTGTCTGGCAAATTGAGTTGGTCGCACTATACGGAGCTTTTAGCTATTTCCGATGATTTGGCGCGGTCATTTTATGAGCAGCAGTGCATCCAAGATCGCTGGAGTGTGCGGGAGTTGAAACGCCAGAAGGATTCGGCTTTGTTTGAGCGGGTGGCGTTGAGTAAGGATCGGGCGGAGATTTTGGCACTGGCTAAAGATGGGCAACGGATCGAGTCGGCGCGGGATGTGGTCAAAGATCCTTATGTGTTCGAGTTTTTGGATTTACCAGACCGCAATTATCGTGAGAGTGAGTTAGAAAATCGTTTAATTGCTGAGTTGGAGAAGTTTCTACTTGAGTTGGGCAAGGGGTTTGCATTTATTGGGCAGCAATACCGAATTACGTTAAACAACACGCATTTTTTTGTGGATTTGGTGTTTTATCATCGCATTCTCAAGTGTTTTGTCTTAATCGATCTGAAGACGCGAGCGGTGAGTCATCAGGATATTGGACAGATGAATATGTATCTAAATTATTTTCGGGCTGAGGAGAATATGGAGGATGACAATGAGCCGATAGGGATTGTGTTGGCGCGAGATAAAGATGAGATTTTGGTTGAGTATGCTAAGGGTGGTATTTCTAATCAGCTTTTTGTGTCAAGATATCAACTTTATTTGCCAGATCCGGAGGTTTTAAAGCAGGAGTTAAAACGGCTTTTGTCGGTAAATGATGGGTGA